Proteins co-encoded in one Paenibacillus thermoaerophilus genomic window:
- a CDS encoding lysophospholipid acyltransferase family protein encodes MLYRFCRKILRIAFRVLYRFETRGLENIPAQGGVVLCSNHISLIDPPLLGTPLNRRIHFMAKEELFKIPLFGRLITALGAYPVKRGGVSKDSIKRSLDLLRQGELIGIFPEGTRKAPTDAAGKRGAATLALKTNAALVPAAIIGNYRPFRKMKLVIGRPIPAEEIAREQPDRGADAVTERLMAEIRRLHSENS; translated from the coding sequence ATGTTGTATCGGTTTTGCCGTAAAATATTGCGGATCGCGTTCCGCGTGTTGTACCGGTTCGAGACGCGCGGCCTGGAGAACATTCCCGCGCAGGGCGGAGTCGTGCTCTGTTCGAACCACATCAGCCTGATCGATCCTCCTCTGCTGGGGACGCCGCTCAATCGCAGGATTCATTTCATGGCCAAGGAAGAGCTCTTCAAGATTCCTTTGTTCGGGCGGTTGATCACGGCTCTGGGGGCTTACCCCGTCAAACGCGGGGGCGTAAGCAAGGACTCGATCAAACGGTCCCTGGACCTGTTGCGGCAAGGGGAACTGATCGGCATTTTCCCCGAGGGGACGCGCAAAGCGCCGACGGACGCCGCCGGCAAACGGGGCGCCGCCACGCTGGCGCTGAAGACGAACGCCGCGCTGGTGCCCGCCGCCATCATCGGCAACTACCGACCGTTTCGCAAGATGAAGCTCGTGATCGGCCGTCCGATTCCGGCGGAAGAGATCGCCCGGGAACAGCCTGACCGGGGCGCGGACGCCGTCACCGAACGGCTGATGGCCGAAATTCGCAGGCTGCACTCGGAAAATTCATGA
- a CDS encoding flagellar brake protein codes for MLPRINQMLYMTVQTIDPEMEAEEFKARICDVRDNNIYIEVPISTRTGQVRRLYAGDVVSVYYLEEGGVKHYFQTSVIGHHHDVLRQVILRAPEPSAVTRVQRRSFLRVPAMTDVAIKLNNQFKFVALTEDVGGGGISFRCEQRVPIAVNHEVEGCLLVPYRNGTLEHAFFKAVVVRIKPLENERQLVMLHFSDIRDAERQKVIRFCFERQLENRKA; via the coding sequence GTGCTTCCTCGCATCAACCAGATGCTGTACATGACTGTTCAAACGATCGATCCGGAGATGGAAGCGGAAGAATTCAAAGCCCGGATCTGCGACGTCCGCGACAACAACATCTACATCGAAGTACCGATTTCGACCAGGACGGGGCAGGTGCGCCGCCTGTACGCGGGCGACGTCGTAAGCGTCTATTATTTGGAAGAGGGCGGGGTCAAGCATTACTTCCAGACGAGCGTAATCGGCCATCATCACGACGTGCTGCGGCAGGTGATCCTTCGGGCTCCCGAGCCGTCGGCGGTGACGAGAGTCCAGCGCAGGTCGTTTCTCCGCGTGCCGGCCATGACGGATGTGGCGATCAAGCTCAACAACCAGTTCAAATTCGTGGCCTTGACGGAAGACGTCGGCGGAGGCGGGATTTCCTTCCGCTGCGAACAGCGCGTGCCGATTGCCGTCAACCACGAAGTGGAAGGATGTCTGCTCGTTCCGTACCGGAACGGAACGTTGGAGCATGCCTTCTTCAAAGCCGTCGTCGTCCGGATCAAGCCGCTGGAGAACGAACGCCAGTTGGTGATGCTGCATTTCAGCGACATACGGGATGCCGAGAGGCAAAAGGTGATCCGGTTCTGCTTCGAGCGCCAGCTTGAGAACCGCAAAGCTTGA
- the cmk gene encoding (d)CMP kinase, whose protein sequence is MKPFNIAIDGPAGAGKSTVARRVAEALGFVYVDTGAMYRAVTWNCLERGCDPDEDENVAKLARQCDIRLRPGENGQEVWVNGRNVTEEIRSAEVTSNVSRIAQNREVRELLADMQRRMAAEGGVVMDGRDIGTTVLPDAPVKVFLTASPRARAERRFLELKDKRPSLTVEELEKEIAERDRMDSEREVSPLVQAPDAVRIDSTNLKLEEVIGKILELCRTKVAGEA, encoded by the coding sequence TTGAAACCATTTAACATCGCCATAGACGGTCCCGCCGGAGCCGGCAAGAGCACGGTCGCCAGAAGAGTCGCCGAGGCTTTGGGCTTCGTCTATGTGGACACCGGCGCGATGTACCGCGCCGTAACATGGAACTGCCTGGAGCGGGGATGCGATCCCGACGAAGACGAAAACGTTGCCAAGCTGGCCCGGCAGTGCGACATTCGCCTCCGTCCCGGCGAGAACGGGCAGGAGGTATGGGTGAACGGCCGCAACGTGACGGAGGAGATCCGCAGCGCGGAAGTCACCTCGAACGTATCCCGGATCGCGCAGAACCGGGAAGTGCGGGAGCTGCTGGCAGACATGCAGCGGCGCATGGCGGCGGAGGGAGGAGTTGTCATGGACGGGCGGGACATCGGCACCACCGTATTGCCCGACGCGCCCGTCAAGGTGTTCCTGACCGCGTCGCCGCGAGCCAGAGCGGAGCGAAGGTTTCTGGAACTGAAGGACAAGCGGCCGTCGCTGACCGTCGAGGAGCTGGAAAAGGAGATCGCCGAACGCGACCGCATGGACTCGGAGCGGGAAGTATCCCCGCTGGTGCAGGCTCCGGACGCCGTTCGGATCGACAGTACGAATCTGAAGCTGGAAGAAGTGATCGGGAAAATATTGGAACTGTGCCGAACCAAAGTTGCAGGGGAGGCGTAA
- the rpsA gene encoding 30S ribosomal protein S1 yields the protein MTEEAKVTAAQEAAADEQAAHDLSNVETIKKGDIVKGKVVKIEDQQAIVSIGYKYEGVIPLRELSSVSVGSASDVVEVGQELELKVLTIDDEKEKLVLSKRAIDSEKSWEKLQKALETGEILEAQVAEIVKGGLVVDVGLRGFIPASMVERHFVEDFTPYKGRTLRLKVKELDREKNRVVLSQKDVLEEEYEAKKQEILNSLTVGQTLEGTVQRLTPFGAFIDVGGIDGLVHISEMAWHHVEKPSDVVKEGDKINVKVLKVDPANERISLSIKATQAGPWEQVSGKFNIGDVITGKVKRLASFGAFVEVAPGVEGLVHISQISHRHIGTPHEVLKEGQEVQVKVLDINIGEKRISLSIKETEEAPAQAPRAERRGDRQKEEIPEAQSLSLTLGERFGDKLSKFK from the coding sequence ATGACAGAAGAAGCAAAAGTCACCGCCGCTCAGGAGGCGGCTGCAGACGAACAGGCGGCACACGACCTGTCGAATGTGGAAACGATCAAAAAAGGCGACATTGTCAAAGGCAAAGTCGTCAAAATCGAAGACCAACAAGCGATCGTTAGCATCGGTTACAAATACGAGGGCGTCATTCCGCTTCGGGAGCTGTCGTCGGTATCCGTCGGTTCCGCATCCGACGTCGTCGAAGTCGGCCAAGAGCTGGAATTAAAAGTATTGACGATAGATGACGAGAAAGAAAAACTCGTCTTGTCCAAGCGGGCGATCGACAGCGAGAAATCGTGGGAGAAGCTGCAAAAGGCTCTCGAAACCGGCGAAATCCTGGAGGCGCAAGTCGCCGAGATCGTCAAAGGCGGTCTTGTCGTCGACGTCGGCCTTCGCGGGTTCATCCCGGCTTCCATGGTCGAGCGCCATTTCGTCGAAGACTTCACCCCGTACAAAGGCCGCACGCTGCGCCTGAAAGTCAAGGAGCTGGACCGCGAGAAAAACCGCGTCGTCCTGTCTCAAAAAGACGTGCTTGAAGAAGAATACGAAGCCAAAAAACAAGAAATTCTGAACAGCCTGACCGTCGGTCAGACGCTGGAAGGAACCGTACAGCGGCTGACTCCGTTCGGCGCGTTTATCGATGTCGGCGGCATCGACGGACTCGTTCACATCTCCGAGATGGCATGGCATCATGTCGAGAAGCCGTCCGACGTCGTCAAAGAAGGCGACAAAATTAACGTCAAAGTGCTGAAAGTCGATCCGGCCAACGAGCGCATCTCCCTCAGCATCAAGGCGACCCAAGCCGGTCCTTGGGAGCAAGTTTCCGGCAAGTTCAATATCGGCGACGTGATTACGGGCAAAGTCAAACGCCTCGCCAGCTTCGGCGCATTTGTCGAAGTGGCTCCCGGCGTGGAAGGCCTCGTTCATATCTCGCAAATCTCGCATCGCCATATCGGCACGCCGCATGAAGTGCTCAAGGAAGGCCAAGAGGTGCAGGTGAAAGTTCTCGACATCAACATCGGCGAGAAACGCATCTCCCTCAGCATCAAAGAGACGGAAGAAGCTCCAGCTCAAGCGCCTCGTGCTGAACGGCGCGGCGACCGCCAGAAGGAAGAAATTCCGGAAGCGCAGAGCTTGTCCCTGACGCTCGGCGAGCGCTTCGGCGACAAACTGAGCAAATTCAAGTAA
- the ypeB gene encoding germination protein YpeB codes for MELYRRLSSVLFPVVTIALVGTALWGYQVNQEKNTILIKAENQYQRAFHDLSYSMDKLHSELGNALAVHSKSHLFHKRCLMNVWRMTSQAQSDVNQLPLSLIPFQHAEQFLSNLSKFSYRNAVRDLGKQPLSDQELKTLEELYNRSGEIVQQLRTVQTNVLDQNLRWMDVEVAMATQSNSYDPSINNMIVAGFQDVNSKIGEYAEVDWGPSLDKKFQMRSLALIEGPEATEQQVREKAAAFLGLPDGSQLQVSENGAGTEFATYSVAYRPNESQSASMDFTKRGGKLIWFMNSRAVSEKNLEPDQATEVAQQFLKDQGYESLTAVTYDEFNNVAHMTFATSQDGYVIYPEKVVIGVALDNGEITSLQAGDYILEKKPRELGKPQMSEEEARSRLNPELRIESTGLAVVRNELDQDVRCREFTGTIRGMKMKVFLNADTGIEEKVETLNQQA; via the coding sequence ATGGAACTGTATCGCCGTTTAAGCTCCGTCCTGTTCCCTGTCGTAACGATCGCGCTGGTGGGGACAGCTCTCTGGGGCTATCAGGTGAACCAGGAAAAAAACACAATTCTCATCAAGGCCGAAAACCAATATCAGCGCGCATTCCACGATCTCAGCTACAGCATGGACAAGCTGCACAGCGAATTGGGGAACGCGCTGGCGGTGCATTCGAAGTCGCATCTGTTCCACAAGCGCTGCCTGATGAACGTCTGGCGCATGACCAGCCAGGCTCAGTCGGACGTAAACCAACTGCCGCTTAGCCTGATTCCGTTCCAGCACGCCGAACAGTTTCTGTCGAACCTGTCCAAATTCTCGTACCGCAACGCGGTTCGCGATCTCGGCAAACAGCCCCTGAGCGATCAGGAACTGAAAACGCTGGAGGAACTGTACAACCGATCGGGCGAAATCGTACAGCAGCTCCGGACGGTGCAGACAAACGTGCTGGATCAAAATTTGCGCTGGATGGACGTCGAGGTGGCCATGGCCACGCAATCCAACTCGTACGATCCGTCGATCAACAACATGATCGTCGCCGGCTTCCAAGACGTCAACTCGAAAATCGGCGAATACGCGGAAGTGGATTGGGGACCTTCGCTCGACAAAAAATTCCAAATGCGTTCGTTGGCTTTGATCGAAGGACCGGAAGCGACCGAACAGCAAGTGCGGGAGAAAGCCGCGGCCTTCCTGGGACTGCCCGACGGCTCGCAGCTCCAGGTGTCGGAGAACGGCGCGGGCACCGAATTCGCGACGTACAGCGTCGCTTACCGGCCGAACGAAAGCCAATCCGCATCCATGGACTTCACGAAACGCGGCGGCAAGCTGATCTGGTTCATGAATTCGCGTGCGGTATCCGAGAAGAATCTGGAGCCCGACCAGGCGACCGAAGTCGCTCAGCAATTCCTGAAGGATCAAGGCTACGAATCGTTGACGGCGGTTACGTACGACGAGTTCAACAACGTCGCCCATATGACGTTTGCGACGTCGCAGGACGGATACGTCATTTATCCCGAGAAGGTCGTTATCGGGGTGGCGCTCGACAACGGCGAGATCACTTCGCTCCAGGCGGGGGATTATATCCTCGAGAAGAAGCCGAGGGAGCTGGGCAAGCCGCAGATGAGCGAAGAGGAAGCGCGGTCGCGGCTTAATCCGGAGCTCCGGATCGAAAGCACGGGACTGGCGGTCGTGCGCAACGAGCTCGATCAGGACGTGCGCTGCCGGGAGTTCACGGGAACGATCCGGGGCATGAAGATGAAAGTGTTCCTCAATGCGGACACCGGCATCGAAGAGAAAGTTGAAACGTTAAATCAACAAGCCTGA